Sequence from the Candidatus Accumulibacter similis genome:
TTCTCCACGGCCCGAGCGGCAGCGGCAAGAGCACCCTGCTCGGGTTGCTCGGTGGCGTCCTCGTACCCGAACGCGGCCGCCTGCAGCTGCTCGGCAGCGATCTGACGCAGCTCCGGCCGGCAGCCCGTGACCGTTTCCGGGCCGACCACGTCGGCTTCATCTTTCAGCAGTTCAACCTCGTCCCCTATCTTTCGCTGGTCGACAACGTCCTCCTGGCGTGCCGCTTTTCGGCCCGCCGGCTGGCGTGGGCGACGGCTGCCGGCAACACGCCGGCAACCGAGGCGCGCCGCCTGCTGGCACAACTGGACCTCGACCCATCACTGCACGGGCGTCAGGTCACCCGCCTGAGCGTCGGCCAGCAGCAGCGGGTCGCCGCGGCCCGCGCGCTGATCGGGCAGCCCGAGATCGTCATCGCCGATGAGCCGACCTCGGCGCTCGATGCCGAGCGACAGGGTGCGTTCCTCGAACTGCTGCGAGACGAGTGCGAGCGCAGCGGCAGCACCCTGCTTTTCGTCAGCCACGACCGCCGGCTGGCGGCTGGTTTCGACCGCGAGCTGTCGTTGAGCGCGCTCGGCGCCACGGGCAGCGGCGAGGTCACGCAATGAAGTGGCTGCTCATGCTGGCCGTGCGCAGCGCCTGCAACCGGCGCCTGACGCTCGGCATGACGCTGGTCGCCGTCGCCCTCAGCGTCACCCTGCTGCTCGGCGTCGAGCGCGTTCGCCACGAAGCGCGCAACAGCTTCGCGCTGTCGGTCTCCGGGACCGACCTCGTCGTCGGCGCCCGCACCAGCGCCGTCCAACTGATGCTCTACGCCGTCTTCCGCCTCGGCGAGGCGAGCAACAACATCCGCTGGCAGAGCTACCTGACGGTTGCGGAGAATCCGGCCGTGGCCTGGGCCATCCCGCTGTCGCTCGGCGATTCGCATCACGGCCTGCCGGTGCTCGGCACGACCACAGCCTATTTCGAGCATTTCCGCTACGGCGACGGGCAACCGCTGACGTTCGCCGCCGGCGCGCCGTTCTCCGGTCCCTTCGACACGGTGCTCGGCGCCGAGGTGGCGGAAAGGCTCGGCTACAGCCTCGGTGACAGCATCGTCATCAACCACGGGATGGGCGACGTCAGTCTCGCCGGGCATGACGACAAGCCGTTCACGGTGGTCGGCATCCTCGCGCGTACCGGTACACCCGTCGACCGCACGCTGCATGTCAGCCTGGAAGCGATCACCGCCATCCATCTCGACTGGGCAGGTGGCGCACCGCTGCCGGGGCTGTCGATCCCGCCCGAACACGTGCGCAAGTTCGACCTCCGGCCCAAGGAGATCACCGCTGCGCTGGTCGGGCTGAAGAACCGCGCCGCGGTGTTCCGGGTGCAGCGCCAGATCAACAACCACGCCGACGAGCCGCTGCTGGCGGTGCTGCCCGGCGTTGCCCTCGACCAGCTCTGGCAGATGGTCGGCCTTGTCGAACGAACGCTGCTGGCGGTTTCGGCGATGGTCGTTGTCGTCGGCCTCGCCGGCCTCGTCGCGGTCATCCTGGCCAGCCTCGGCGAACGCCG
This genomic interval carries:
- a CDS encoding ATP-binding cassette domain-containing protein, whose translation is MPATVIQIRDLRFRWANDAGFCLDIPLFEAQAGERIFLHGPSGSGKSTLLGLLGGVLVPERGRLQLLGSDLTQLRPAARDRFRADHVGFIFQQFNLVPYLSLVDNVLLACRFSARRLAWATAAGNTPATEARRLLAQLDLDPSLHGRQVTRLSVGQQQRVAAARALIGQPEIVIADEPTSALDAERQGAFLELLRDECERSGSTLLFVSHDRRLAAGFDRELSLSALGATGSGEVTQ
- a CDS encoding ABC transporter permease → MKWLLMLAVRSACNRRLTLGMTLVAVALSVTLLLGVERVRHEARNSFALSVSGTDLVVGARTSAVQLMLYAVFRLGEASNNIRWQSYLTVAENPAVAWAIPLSLGDSHHGLPVLGTTTAYFEHFRYGDGQPLTFAAGAPFSGPFDTVLGAEVAERLGYSLGDSIVINHGMGDVSLAGHDDKPFTVVGILARTGTPVDRTLHVSLEAITAIHLDWAGGAPLPGLSIPPEHVRKFDLRPKEITAALVGLKNRAAVFRVQRQINNHADEPLLAVLPGVALDQLWQMVGLVERTLLAVSAMVVVVGLAGLVAVILASLGERRRELAILRSVGARPGELFLLLSAEALFVTLLGALLGVALLALLTALLAPLVQAHFGLSLQAQWVSADELRLLAAVVAAGLLASLVPGYSAYRLSLADGLTPRI